One genomic window of Arachis stenosperma cultivar V10309 chromosome 10, arast.V10309.gnm1.PFL2, whole genome shotgun sequence includes the following:
- the LOC130955785 gene encoding uncharacterized protein LOC130955785: MAMENNYSYPSYPDSGDSSPRSREIDFENPPPWDDQQPPPNYKAKFMCSYGGKIQPRTHDNQLSYVAGETKILAVDLNIKFNAMIAKLSALCGCDPKDLSFKYQLPGEDLDALISVTNDDDLDHMMHEYDRLYRASARPARMRLFLFQANTTNTNSNNNLPPSSDNRLDPAQPDPLKPNPNVDYLFGLEKNTAVNVAPQQLQPPAPSPPAAPVPVKFHDTVPEPVPPPPEYQQRVAVNSSDRVVGSDPNLSHPLEVQRQFQRMQISESDQAAAYRRKSEEALVGNYAPTGGDYYAQKAPPASAPLQPGYWPDKHVSSEAYHPAASSAAGGGEPPVYVIPAHGAFYHHAPVVRPQTPPPTTQGYYAVQRMASDGYREAPLYGGVPPHKPPFSSAAPANMAPPQPLKGPGYTEGFGVVRPVGMQDNTGAAYAQVAYDSGSGRQVYYTAPGGGVVHAPPYQGVTQALTGGGVSLGQDGKVISKVSQGSV, from the coding sequence ATGGCTATGGAGAACAACTATTCATACCCATCTTACCCAGACTCAGGGGACTCTTCTCCGCGCTCAAGAGAGATCGACTTCGAGAATCCACCTCCATGGGACGACCAACAACCGCCACCCAACTACAAGGCCAAGTTCATGTGCAGTTACGGCGGCAAGATCCAGCCTCGCACCCACGACAACCAGCTCTCCTACGTCGCCGGCGAGACCAAGATCCTCGCCGTCGACCTCAACATCAAGTTTAACGCCATGATCGCCAAGCTCTCCGCCCTCTGCGGCTGCGACCCCAAGGACCTCTCCTTCAAGTACCAGCTCCCTGGTGAGGATCTTGACGCTCTCATCTCCGTCACTAATGATGACGACCTTGACCACATGATGCACGAGTACGATCGACTCTACCGTGCTTCCGCTAGACCTGCCCGCATGCGATTATTCCTCTTCCAAGCCAACACTACTAACACTAACAGTAATAACAACCTTCCTCCCTCTTCTGATAACCGTCTTGACCCGGCCCAACCCGACCCGCTCAAACCGAATCCCAACGTGGATTATCTCTTTGGTCTTGAGAAGAATACTGCTGTTAATGTTGCTCCTCAGCAGCTTCAGCCACCTGCGCCGTCACCGCCGGCGGCTCCTGTCCCGGTGAAGTTCCATGATACGGTGCCGGAGCCTGTCCCGCCGCCGCCGGAGTACCAACAGAGAGTTGCCGTTAATTCATCTGATCGTGTCGTTGGATCGGATCCGAACTTGAGCCACCCGCTGGAAGTTCAGAGGCAGTTTCAGAGGATGCAAATTTCGGAAAGCGATCAAGCTGCTGCGTATCGGAGGAAGAGCGAGGAAGCTCTCGTCGGGAATTATGCCCCTACCGGCGGTGACTATTACGCTCAGAAAGCTCCTCCGGCGAGTGCGCCGTTACAACCTGGATATTGGCCTGATAAGCATGTTTCCAGCGAGGCTTATCATCCGGCGGCATCGTCCGCTGCCGGCGGTGGTGAGCCGCCGGTTTATGTGATTCCGGCGCATGGAGCGTTCTATCATCACGCGCCTGTAGTTCGTCCACAGACTCCTCCACCGACAACGCAGGGTTACTACGCGGTGCAGCGAATGGCTTCCGACGGTTACCGCGAAGCTCCGTTGTACGGCGGCGTGCCGCCACATAAGCCGCCGTTTTCTTCGGCTGCTCCGGCGAACATGGCACCACCACAGCCGCTTAAAGGTCCCGGTTATACGGAAGGATTCGGGGTGGTTAGGCCAGTTGGGATGCAGGATAATACCGGTGCGGCTTACGCACAGGTGGCGTACGATAGTGGAAGTGGAAGACAGGTTTACTACACTGCGCCGGGTGGTGGTGTCGTGCACGCGCCGCCGTACCAAGGGGTTACTCAGGCTCTAACGGGTGGTGGGGTGTCCTTGGGTCAAGATGGTAAGGTCATAAGCAAGGTTTCTCAAGGTTCTGTGTGA